The following coding sequences lie in one Vitis vinifera cultivar Pinot Noir 40024 chromosome 19, ASM3070453v1 genomic window:
- the LOC104877692 gene encoding probable disease resistance protein At5g45440: protein MSEDFLEFLRNKFIDGLAEAEDQGRQLPMHRQFQGIRGVFLRKDITSSTPTQMIQMRNTLYRLLAVYTDCLIFSEKHPIPSTKFLLPFYNLFHFWFLKSTKEVLGRIKGDLGLYPCIEDSNGSPDHSEDQESQSHDPENQSQIWYPHVSEIRGFDRQFSKIRNWLLQSDEGFKDIAIVGIGGSGKTALARQLFYDEHIQGAFFPTLWISLSGKIDADIDLKQVVKDMLVELTAEHGHEKSCSTEEPLSSLGRRLLGKKYLIVLDGIWDETRDWYFSLGQALNWPDRDCNIQFGRDQKRNGNTVIITTRLEEVGKGMVGDKYLHSMEGIGKDEIWSIFDDAVDKSKLNPQQNDKLKKLQNEIVKQCDGFPLGVKTLAEIIPGALTKDHSGVDAEPERGHIDSDHYSATQNHRGDTLTEIIPMEVQIDGGG, encoded by the coding sequence ATGTCGGAAGATTTTTTAGAGTTTCTGAGGAATAAATTCATTGATGGCTTAGCGGAAGCAGAGGATCAAGGGAGGCAACTGCCTATGCATCGTCAATTTCAAGGGATTCGGGGCGTTTTTCTTAGAAAGGACATCACCTCATCCACGCCTACCCAAATGATCCAAATGAGGAATACGCTCTACCGGCTCCTCGCTGTGTACACCGACTGCCTCATCTTCTCGGAGAAGCATCCAATCCCAAGCACCAAGTTTCTCTTGCCTTTCTACAATCTCTTCCACTTCTGGTTTCTCAAAAGCACCAAGGAGGTGCTGGGGCGAATCAAGGGAGATCTTGGTCTGTATCCGTGCATAGAAGACTCCAATGGCTCACCCGATCATAGTGAGGATCAAGAAAGTCAAAGTCATGATCCAGAAAATCAAAGTCAAATTTGGTATCCTCATGTGTCGGAGATACGAGGTTTTGATAGACAATTCTCAAAAATCCGAAATTGGCTTCTGCAATCTGATGAGGGATTCAAGGACATTGCAATTGTTGGGATTGGAGGTTCAGGCAAGACAGCTCTTGCCCGACAACTTTTTTATGACGAACATATTCAGGGTGCCTTTTTCCCCACACTTTGGATCAGCTTATCAGGAAAGATTGATGCAGACATAGACTTAAAGCAAGTTGTGAAAGACATGTTAGTGGAGTTGACTGCTGAGCATGGACATGAAAAGAGTTGTAGCACTGAGGAGCCGTTGTCCTCCCTGGGCCGTCGGTTGTTGGGTAAAAAGTACTTGATTGTGCTTGATGGCATATGGGATGAAACCAGAGATTGGTATTTCAGTCTAGGCCAGGCATTGAACTGGCCTGATAGGGACTGCAATATCCAATTTGGTAGAGACCAGAAAAGAAATGGGAATACAGTTATCATTACTACTAGACTTGAGGAAGTGGGAAAAGGGATGGTGGGTGATAAGTATCTGCATAGCATGGAAGGCATTGGTAAGGATGAGATTTGGTCCATATTCGATGATGCAGTTGATAAAAGCAAATTGAATCCTCAACAGAATgataaattgaagaaattgcAAAACGAAATTGTGAAACAGTGTGATGGCTTCCCTCTAGGTGTGAAGACATTAGCTGAGATCATTCCAGGCGCATTGACTAAGGATCATTCCGGTGTCGATGCAGAACCAGAGAGGGGACACATTGACTCAGATCATTACAGTGCCACACAGAACCATAGAGGGGACACATTGACTGAGATCATTCCAATGGAGGTCCAGATTGATGGAGGGGGGTAA